A segment of the Fibrobacter succinogenes subsp. succinogenes S85 genome:
ATGACCATGGTGGCTATAACGTTTGCTTTGGTCCGACGATGGACAACCAGATTATCCGCGACGTTTTGAACTACACGATTGAAGCTTCCAAGATTCTCGGCGTTGACGAAGATGTCCGTGCCAAGATGGAAGCAACCGTCAAGCGCCTCCCACCGACAAAAACGGGTAAGTACGGACAAATTACGGAATGGCTCCAAGATTGGGATGATCCGAACAACAAGAACCGTCACATTTCTCACTTGTACGGCCTTTTCCCGAGCGCTCAGATTACCCCTGAAGAAACTCCGGACTTGATCAAAGGCGCAGGCGTTACGCTCCAACAGCGCGGCGATGATGCTACCGGTTGGTCTCTCGCTTGGAAGATTAACTTCTGGGCGCGCATGCACGATGGTGACCACGCTTACAGAATGATTCGCATGCTTCTCACGCCGAGCAAGACTTACAATAACTTGTTCGATGCGCATCCGCCGTTCCAGATTGACGGTAACTTCGGTGCAGTCTCTGGCGTGAACGAAATGCTCATGCAGAGCCACAACAACAGAATTAACCTGCTCCCGGCTCTCCCGTCGCAGTGGGCAAACGGCTCCGTGAAGGGCATCCGCGCTCGCGGTGGTTTCGAAATCGATTCCATGGCATGGAAGGGCGGCAAGCTGACCTATGTTGCAATAAAATCTCTCGTCGGTAGCACGCTTAATGTTGTGTCTGGTACAAATAAATTCTCGACTTCGACCGTTCCTGGTAAGGTCTATGAATTCGATGGCAATCTCAAGGTGACGAACGCTCCGTTCGAACCGCTTGAAATTACGGACAAGATTCAGGCTGAAAACTATGTGGCTATGGACGGCGTGCAAATTGAAGAAGATTCTCTTGGCACTCCGAACATTGGCTGGATTAACGATGGCGATTGGACTCAGTACTATGTGAACATTCCGGCTGCAGGTAGCTACGTCTTGACGGGTCGCGTTGCCACAGGCTCCGAAAAAGAAAGTGTCATCACGGTCACGGATTCTACGGGCAAGATTCTCGGAACGCTCTCTGTGGACCCCGCAAAGTCTAAGGGATGGAACGACTGGTATGAATCTTCTACGAAGATTACGCTCCCGGCGGGCAAGCAAAAGCTCACGTTCACGTACACTGGCGAAGATACGTACCTCTGCAATGTGGACTGGTATAATTTGAAGGCTGATCCGACGGCACTCCCGCAGGCCAAAATGCATAATGCTTCGCTTTCCGTAAGCCGCGTGCCGTACTCTCACGCATCCATTGCGCTGATGGTGAATGCCCCTGCAAATGATTACGTTGTCCATCTCGTCGGTGTGAACGGCAAGTTCATTGGCTCGCAGCGCGGCCACGGTGAAGGTCTCGCCGAATTTGGCGTTGGCGCTCCTCTTGCGCCGGGCATGTACTTTGCCATCGTCAAGAGCGCCTCCCAGCAAAAGACCATGAAACTCACTGTCCATTAAGCTTGTCACCCCGGATTTATTCCGGGGTGGCCTTACACACTTTCCTCCTCACTCACAAAGCCTGGGGCTCTCGTAGCCCTGGGCTTTTTTCTATTGATAAATTGACAAAACAACTTGCATTCACGCATGTGACATTCCACATCCAATAGCATACATTTATGGGTGGGGATAGTAGGTTAATAAAAAAAGGGAGGATCTCATGAAAAAGAGAGTTCTTGGTTTAGCTTTTCTTCTTTGCGCAAACTCATTCGCCGTTACAAGCCAATTCCGCGGCGTCAACTGGGCGGATAAGCGCGACAACTTCGTCTCGGACGTTCTCGTGCTTTCGGGCTTAAGCCTTTCCGACAATCATGAATCGGCTTATGCCATAGCTGACCGTATTGTCGGGCAGTTCCAGGAAGTGCTTGGTACAAACAGCGTGCGCATGCCGGTGAACGAACCGACCATTCTTAAAGCTTTTGACATGTATTCGGGTGCTTTGGATGCTGCTCTTGAACATGGTCGAGTGGCTATGGGCTACTGGGGCCCTGCGCAGCCTGCGGGCCCCAAAAACATGGACGATTGGTGGAAAATGTGGGCGAAACTCGTCGAAACATACGGCGACCATCCGAACGCCTACTTTGAAATTTTCAACGAACCGCACATGTATAACAAGACGGACCTTCGCAATCTCTATGCGGACTGGCTCAAGAAATTCCCGAACGTTCCGCGCGACCACATTTTGCTCGATGGCTCCGGCCTCGCTTGGAACGTTCCGGACATCGCTGACGACCCGCGCTTTGAAGGCTGCCTCTTTGCCGTTCACGAATACACGTTCTGGAACATGAGCATCACTACCGAACAGGGTTGGAAAAACAGCTTCAAGGGCAAGGTTGGCAAGTACATTGACCGCACCGTTTGCACGGAATGGGGCGGCGCCATGAGTCCTGGCGACAAGGCGGGCGTGCATTACGATTATCAGGATTACAACAAGGCTCCCACCAACTACTTCACGGCTTACATCCGCGGCATGTCCGATCAGCTCCGCGAATGGGAAATGGGCAGTTTCTACTGGCCGGGCCTCCGTGATGGTGACTGGTACAGCATGACCAAGCGCAGCGGGGAAGGCGTAAACACCAAGCTCCAGATTGTGAACCAGTCTGGCGTGGACCGCATGCAAATGGCTTGGGCCGATACCGTTGAAACAACGCCTCCTCAACAGGATCCGTTTGGCGGTTTTGATGCGGATGGAAAGCCGGTTGCTGGCAAGGCGATTACTATTCCGGGCACGCTCGAAGCCGAAAACTATGACCTCGGTGGCAGCCGCGTCTCGTTCTACGACAAGTCTTCCACAAACGAAGGCGGTGCTTACCGCAAGGATGCTGTGGACATCGTTGTCCTTGATTCCGCAGACCTCTCGAAGGGCTATGCTTTAGGCTACACGCAGGATGGCGAATGGCTTGAATATACCGTCAATGTGGCAAAAACGGCGAAATTCACTGTTGAAGTGCAAATGGCGACGGCTTCTGAAAAGGCGGGCGTGCAGCTCTTTATCGACAACAAGGCTGTTTCTGACGGCATCATCGCAAAACAGGGCGAGGATTGGTCGACTTATACCGCCGTGCAATCCCAATTGGGCGAAATTGCTGCTGGTGAACACGTCCTCAAGATGCAGATTGTGGGCAATTACGTGAATATCGACAATATTCGCTTCTGCGAAGGTGAAAAATGCGAAGAAACCGTCGGAATCCGCGCAAATCGCGCTTCCTCCGTGCGCACTCTCGAAAACTCCTCCCCGCGCCTCCGCGTCCAAAACAACAAGCTCTTTGTCGAGAAAAATGGCCTGCGCTTCGACCTCACCGGCCACCGCATCAAATAAAACAATCCAAAATGCAATACTTATGAAAAGCATTGTATAAAGCTGTAGTGAGATATTTGGTAAATGTGAAAAATGATTAAGTCATTGTGAGAATAAAGCGTCGGCCACAACCTTAAAAGGCGAGTGCCGCGACCATACTTGTATGGTCATGGTTGAGCCGTAAGGTTGGCGCTTGCGCCAGGATGGGTTTAAATCAACTCCGAGCTGGGGCCCCGCCCGCATGACGTACTTTTTGCATTCAAAAAAAACGGTTTTCAACCGAAAATATTCCATTATGGACTTTTTATCAACAATATGTAATTGCTTTTTCTGAACATATTCTCAAAAAGAGGATATGTTTAGAATGGTTATGGGTATTAACCGTGTACGAGGATTAGGTATATGAGAAAATTTTCTCTCTCTTTGGCTGCAGTAGCCGTTGCTGGTTTTGTCTCCGTTGCTAACGCTGCCCTTGCCGATGGCGGTGCTAAATTCTTAGGTAATATCACTACGGGTGGCCAGATTCGTAGCGACTTTGCTCAATATTGGAACCAGATTACCCCCGAAAACGGCTGTAAGTGGGGCTCCATCCATTCCCTTTCTAATGGCAACAGCGGTACAAGCAAGTTCGCCTGGGACAACTTCGACAAGTGCGAAAGCGCCTACAAGTGGGCCAAGGAAAAACCGGGCGAACGCCACTTCAAGTTCCACGCCCTCGTTTGGGGTTCCCAGTACCCGAACTTCCTCTGCAAAAAGAAAAATCCGGGCATTACCGTAGAACTCACCAAAAAGTACATCACCGAATGGTTTGATGCCGTTGCCGCGAAGTTCCCGGACCTCGAATACATTGACGTGGTGAA
Coding sequences within it:
- a CDS encoding carbohydrate-binding protein translates to MKKRVLGLAFLLCANSFAVTSQFRGVNWADKRDNFVSDVLVLSGLSLSDNHESAYAIADRIVGQFQEVLGTNSVRMPVNEPTILKAFDMYSGALDAALEHGRVAMGYWGPAQPAGPKNMDDWWKMWAKLVETYGDHPNAYFEIFNEPHMYNKTDLRNLYADWLKKFPNVPRDHILLDGSGLAWNVPDIADDPRFEGCLFAVHEYTFWNMSITTEQGWKNSFKGKVGKYIDRTVCTEWGGAMSPGDKAGVHYDYQDYNKAPTNYFTAYIRGMSDQLREWEMGSFYWPGLRDGDWYSMTKRSGEGVNTKLQIVNQSGVDRMQMAWADTVETTPPQQDPFGGFDADGKPVAGKAITIPGTLEAENYDLGGSRVSFYDKSSTNEGGAYRKDAVDIVVLDSADLSKGYALGYTQDGEWLEYTVNVAKTAKFTVEVQMATASEKAGVQLFIDNKAVSDGIIAKQGEDWSTYTAVQSQLGEIAAGEHVLKMQIVGNYVNIDNIRFCEGEKCEETVGIRANRASSVRTLENSSPRLRVQNNKLFVEKNGLRFDLTGHRIK